A region of Centropristis striata isolate RG_2023a ecotype Rhode Island chromosome 17, C.striata_1.0, whole genome shotgun sequence DNA encodes the following proteins:
- the tmem102 gene encoding transmembrane protein 102: protein MESLMSAVAPRSPAPAKKLSEVDFRSGATLEQLSAQVSELVVLEQGEFGDQTALEVHTAKDFIFNMLGLVQKVDQRLPVANEYLLLSGGAREGVVDLNPEDLGDYAKGADFDLDFTLLVPALKLHDRNQPVTLDMRHSPPCHSWLSLRLCDSNVMSRWSICCQEENGLATEEDDEEDGEMSKGSIPSLVSPQSLDGCYFSPSLVTDWFWGVVSEAVEELRRSPQRGIPTPDRLERNGPLTTIILQAGSSRVLYDLLPVVSFRGWPAVAQGWLTANHFWDGKITEEEAISGFYLLPCCSPLGGRPDREWRLAFSRSEVQLKKCIPYPMAQAFQAAKAVLTRILARPRTGLSLYHLRTLLFWACDRLPAAYLSCPDPDTPGRLLLGLLDDLAHCILGKNCPNYFLPQSNMLEHLTDSQALLVARKLAHVRSDPSEHLRAALDQAQQAGQLKKELTASTNGHGSPGHHPANGIISPSEDKLAQRLQQLVTENPGKSISVFLNPDDVTRPHFRIDDKFY from the exons ATGGAGTCCCTGATGAGTGCGGTGGCGCCGCGCTCCCCAGCCCCCGCTAAGAAGCTGTCAGAGGTCGACTTCCGGTCGGGGGCAACCCTGGAGCAGCTGTCAGCCCAGGTGTCTGAGCTGGTAGTGCTGGAGCAGGGAGAGTTTGGAGACCAGACCGCCTTAGAGGTCCACACAGCCAAGGATTTTATCTTCAACATGCTAG GCTTAGTCCAGAAGGTAGACCAGCGCCTCCCGGTGGCTAACGAGTACCTGCTGCTATCAGGCGGGGCCCGGGAGGGAGTGGTGGACCTCAACCCTGAGGATCTTGGGGACTACGCCAAAGGGGCCGACTTTGACCTGGATTTCACCCTGCTGGTACCCGCCCTCAAGCTCCACGACCGCAACCAGCCCGTCACGCTGGACATGAGGCACTCCCCGCCCTGCCACTCGTGGCTCAGCCTTCGCCTCTGTGACTCCAATGTCATGTCCCGCTGGAGCATCTGCTGCCAGGAGGAGAATGGACTCGCCACCGAGGAAGACGACGAGGAAGATGGAGAAATGA GTAAAGGCTCCATCCCCTCTCTGGTTTCACCTCAGTCTCTGGATGGATGCtacttctctccctccctggtTACAGACTGGTTCTGGGGGGTGGTGAGCGAGGCTGTGGAGGAGCTGAGGCGCAGCCCCCAGAGAGGCATTCCCACCCCGGACCGACTGGAGAGGAATGGACCCCTCACCACTATTATCCTCCAG GCTGGCTCTAGCCGGGTGCTGTACGACCTGCTGCCTGTGGTGTCGTTTCGGGGCTGGCCGGCTGTGGCCCAAGGCTGGCTGACCGCCAACCACTTCTGGGATGGTAAAATCACTGAGGAGGAAGCCATATCTGGCTTCTATCTGCTGCCCTGCTGCTCCCCGCTGGGCGGTCGGCCCGACAGGGAGTGGAGGCTGGCGTTCTCACGCAGCgag GTTCAGTTAAAGAAGTGCATCCCCTACCCCATGGCTCAGGCTTTCCAAGCAGCCAAAGCCGTGTTGACTCGTATCCTGGCCCGTCCACGTACGGGCCTCAGCCTCTATCATCTGCGCACCCTCCTCTTCTGGGCCTGTGACCGACTTCCTGCCGCCTATCTGTCCTGCCCTGACCCCGACACCCCCGGCCGCCTCCTCCTCGGTCTCCTGGATGACCTGGCTCATTGCATCCTGGGTAAAAACTGCCCAAACTACTTCTTACCCCAGTCCAACATGCTGGAGCACCTTACGGACAGCCAGGCACTGCTCGTCGCAAGGAAACTCGCCCACGTGCGCTCGGATCCTAGCGAGCACCTCCGGGCGGCTCTTGACCAAGCCCAGCAGGCGGGCCAGCTGAAGAAGGAGCTAACGGCGAGCACCAACGGCCACGGATCCCCCGGGCATCACCCGGCCAATGGCATCATCTCCCCTTCGGAGGACAAGCTGGCGCAGCGACTGCAGCAGCTGGTCACGGAGAACCCTGGGAAATCCATATCGGTCTTCCTCAACCCCGATGATGTCACCAGGCCTCACTTCCGCATCGATGACAAGTTCTACTGA